The region TTCCAGGAAACGCTGGACTCGGTGACTCAGTTTCCAGGGAGGCTCCCCTGGTCCGCGCAGGCGGCTGCCCCAGGGGCTCCGCGGCACGCAGCACGGAGCCCAGGCCCGGCGCCCTTCGGCGACGGGTCTCTCCTGTCCCCTGGCCCCGCAGAGCCCGGGTGGGAGGCCAACACAGAGCAGGGCACAGGCCGGACTCGCAGCCCCGAGCTTTACTGTTCACGGGACAGTGGCTCCGGCCAGGAGCTCGGGCATCTCGGTCACTGTGGCGAATgtggcaggcaggggcctggggggtgCCCTGGCCGTGGCGGAGGGGATCAACATTAAGGCGTCAGAAAAGTCTCAGCTTGGTGGCTGCCCCAAGTCCCCCAACCCTCCGAATCTCGCCTCCGCACTCGCAGACGCACGCAGCGCTCGCCGCGCCGCGGCCTGTGCTCTCTCGCTGTCTGCTCGGCGGCAGGCACACCCTGGTGAGGCCCAGCCGTGCGAGGGGGGGGACCCACCCCCGGCTCCCTCCCGGCAGCTGTGTTCAAGCCCCAGAGCGGAGGCTCCATGATGCAGGCACCCGCAtggcccagccagggcccggaAGACACCCTGCACTCTCCACGCGGGGGCATGGCAGCTTCTCTGGCCTGGGTCCCGGCTGACCTCTGTCCCATGTGCTCTGGGGAGACCACAGGAACCGAAACGAGCCAGAGTCTGAGGGGGGTTTCCTGGGGCCCCAAAACTGCCCGCGGGAATAAGAGAAGtgaagggcaggggcagagagcaCGGGGCCCGGCCAGCCTCATCCCCAGCCGAGGGGCAGAGGCACCAGGGCCCAGGCTCTCCCTGGGGCTCGGGGACGTTGTTTTCCTTATCCTCACACCCCCTGGCCGAGGGCGCGCAGGTGCCGAACGCCGGCCTTCCCGCAGGCAGccgcccagccccgcctccctcgAGTGGGCAGCGGATGTGGGAGCCGCGGACCCCGCTCTGTGCGGTAAGATGTGGCGGTTCCCGTCTATTCGCAAGGAAAttgctttaatattaaaataagttaataatgCAAACTTCCAAGAGCTATGGAGCCGGAGAATCCTCCTGGAGGGAGAACACGGAACCAGCCGTGTGAAATCATGACTGGTTGCTGTGAGGCGTGGGGACAGATGGCTGGGCTAGGGACCCTGTGacaccctggggggtggggcgagtCCCCAGAGGCCCGCCCTCGCTCACAGCCCTGCATCATCGTCCCACAGGGTCACCGGGTCCTCTCCAAGCTGGCGGGGGGCTTCAGCACCCGAGGTTGGGGTGGAAGGAGGACACGGGGGTGGCCCAGAGTCCCCGAGGGGCGGGTGCACGTGAGAGTCCCTGCCGTGTTCCCAGAGGGGCCCAGTGCTCCACACCCCCGGCTGGGGCCCAGGAGCGTTTACTGAACCGGAGAACAAAGgcgagaaaagggagggaggtcaGACGGGAGGGAGGGCGTGGCCCACAACGCGGTGCCCGCAATGACCAGCCTCCGCCGCCAGGTGGCAGCACAGGGGGCCGTGCAGCTGCGGGGACCGCCCCGCTCCGGGAAGTCCCAACTCGGGCCGCGGCGCCGGGCCCCGACGGCGAGGCCTCTGAACCGGATACTCGCCTCGCGGTTCCGGGAGAGAAAAAGAGCCAACACACGCCAGAAAAGGGCAGCCCTCTGCGTTTTATAAAACCTGAGTCCCGGTGCACAGTAGCTTCCACCGTCCACCCTTGGCCTTGTCtgatgtcttaatttttaaatttaaataaattctattccTTCGAACTTCACACCGCCGACCTTGGTCTCCGGCAGCAGGATGCGCCCGTCGAGCGTGAAGGCCATGATGTAGGTGGCGACGTTGCCGCTGTCCTCCTCGGACTTGAGGGCCACGATGACCTGGTCGTCGGTGTTGGGCACGAACTTGAAGGAGGAGAAGCCGTGCGTGGGCACGACCTCGCCGATGCGGCGGAGGGAGACGTCCCTGAAGTCCGGGCTGGCGCTCAGCAGCAGGTTGGTGCCCCTGCGCTCGTCGTCCCGCTCGCTGTAGCGCTCGTGGCTGGCGCGGCGCGGCAGGAAGAACCAGCGCTGCAGCGTGTCGCTCCAGCAGGCGGACTCGTGGATGAGgtagcctgggggggggggggggggccgggcagGCCCATCAGGGCGGGGCCCGGGCCGCGGCGGGTGGGGACCAGCCCCTGCGGGCACCGTCGGCCCCCACCACCTAGCTTTCCCGTGGGTCCCCGTGTGCTCTACAGGCTTCTCCGCGGactcctgcccctgggcccccgcccccTGGAGCTGCTGAGAAGCCACCCTAGGAGGTGTCCGTCTGTCCTTCCGCTGCCCTGGCACTGATCAGAGCGTGCAGGGTGCCCAGGGGAGGGTGCCAGGGGGACCAGCGAGGCCGTTCTGGGACAGGGTGGGCAGGAAGAGCCCACCTCGCAGCTGGAGAGGCAGCGCCTCTGCTCTCCcactggagggggaggggtctgTGCGGGGGTCCTCAGTCACGGCCCCCCAAGCCCAGGGCAGGCCCGGTTGCCCCAAACATCCTGACTCCATATTGCAAACCATGACCCTCGGGAGGCAACGGGAAAACCCAGAGCTCTGTCCCCCTCGTCCTGGCCCTGGAGGACAGCCGTGACCCCTCCCCCTGAGGCGGACGGCAGGGCcgtgagtgggggcggggcgggtgggagTCTGGCTGCTGATGCCCCGGACCCGCAGCGCTCACCTGGTGGGTGGATCCCAGCGGCGGCACGCAGGGCGTTGTAGCTAGACACCCAGTTCTCGTGCTCCACGCTGCCCCGGAAGCCCACCACCTTCACCCACTCCGGGTTCTCGTTCACCACCTCCCCCGTGGTGGTGGTCCACTCCTTGCCCAGGCCGCCCACGTAGAGATGCTCGTCCTTCACCGCCAGCCACTCGGCCTTGAAGCCTGCAAACGCGAGGTTGAGGGGGGCGGCCTGAGAACCCCGCCGGTCGCCCCGCTCGCCGGCTCCTGTGGGGTCTGGCGCCCTGGGTGGCAGGGGTCACCGTGTTGGACTTCACTCGAGGCAGTGACCGGAGAGCAGACAGGACAGGCCGGCTCGAACACCGCCCTTTTCCACGCATGTGCAGTCCGGCCAGCGacagccgcccccaccccgcctggccccgcccctccgccaggccccgccccctccgccggGCCCAGTACCCAGCGCAGGCCACTCACCTTTGCCCCACTCACCTTTGCCCGCGGTCCCGTCGCCGTCAGGCAGGATCACCCACGGCACGGCCTTGGTGCCCTCGATCTGGTAGACGACCCCCGTCCGGTCGTCCACGGAGTAGAGCTTCCCGTTGAAGACGATCAGGTCGGACAGCTCCATGCCCCGCCCCTTTTCCGCCAGGTGGGACTCCAGGACCCTGTGGCCTTTGTCCCACTCCACGGCCACCTTGTCCCCGCTGTCGGACAGGGTCAGGTGGCCCTTCTTCAGGTAACTGAACCAGGTGTTCTCCTCTTTGGCCTTCGACTCCGTGTCCAGGTCAGCGATGAGCGCGATGCGGTACCGGGTGCCGCCCGGCGCCCTCTGGGGTGCGGACAGGGGGTAGGTGTCATTGTACCGC is a window of Phyllostomus discolor isolate MPI-MPIP mPhyDis1 chromosome 8, mPhyDis1.pri.v3, whole genome shotgun sequence DNA encoding:
- the CANT1 gene encoding soluble calcium-activated nucleotidase 1 isoform X2; this translates as MAREGPAGSSSSARPPAPPPPEWSESMHTLWVGVGGLPVLASMTKSADPRFRPRWRVILPSFVGAALLWLLYAHRPAPGRPPAPSAPHLRLGQTPAERYNDTYPLSAPQRAPGGTRYRIALIADLDTESKAKEENTWFSYLKKGHLTLSDSGDKVAVEWDKGHRVLESHLAEKGRGMELSDLIVFNGKLYSVDDRTGVVYQIEGTKAVPWVILPDGDGTAGKGFKAEWLAVKDEHLYVGGLGKEWTTTTGEVVNENPEWVKVVGFRGSVEHENWVSSYNALRAAAGIHPPGYLIHESACWSDTLQRWFFLPRRASHERYSERDDERRGTNLLLSASPDFRDVSLRRIGEVVPTHGFSSFKFVPNTDDQVIVALKSEEDSGNVATYIMAFTLDGRILLPETKVGGVKFEGIEFI
- the CANT1 gene encoding soluble calcium-activated nucleotidase 1 isoform X1 — protein: MSNKNYNSQQALQRRVRSRRAEAAGSVLPGGVARAPGGSRLLLGPGPPCSEASAVCGPRSQPAPGPAGSSSSARPPAPPPPEWSESMHTLWVGVGGLPVLASMTKSADPRFRPRWRVILPSFVGAALLWLLYAHRPAPGRPPAPSAPHLRLGQTPAERYNDTYPLSAPQRAPGGTRYRIALIADLDTESKAKEENTWFSYLKKGHLTLSDSGDKVAVEWDKGHRVLESHLAEKGRGMELSDLIVFNGKLYSVDDRTGVVYQIEGTKAVPWVILPDGDGTAGKGFKAEWLAVKDEHLYVGGLGKEWTTTTGEVVNENPEWVKVVGFRGSVEHENWVSSYNALRAAAGIHPPGYLIHESACWSDTLQRWFFLPRRASHERYSERDDERRGTNLLLSASPDFRDVSLRRIGEVVPTHGFSSFKFVPNTDDQVIVALKSEEDSGNVATYIMAFTLDGRILLPETKVGGVKFEGIEFI